The Brachyspira sp. SAP_772 genome includes the window TAATAAATTGACAAACTAACTCTATTTTGTTAAAATATAAAAACATACATTAATTTGGATTTTTTGATGGATAAAAATTATAAAGTAATAGCAAGAAAATATCGTCCGCAAACTTTTGAAGAGGTAATAGGGCAGGAACATATCACAAAAACAATATCTAAAAGTATAGCACAAAAAAAAATAGCACATGCTTATCTTTTTTCTGGTGCTCATGGTGTAGGTAAAACWTCTCTTGCAAGAATTATAGCAAAAGCCTTAAACTGTGTTAATGGTCCTACAGATAAACCATGCGGAGTTTGTCCTTCTTGTACKCAAATAGAAAATGGTACTCCTTTAGATGTTATTGAAATAGACGGTGCAAGCAATAGGGGTATAGAAAATATAAGAWCAATAATAGAAAATGTACGCATATCGCCTGTTGCTGGTAAATATAAAGTATATATTATAGATGAGGTTCACCAGATTACTAATGAAGCTTTTAATGCTTTACTTAAAACATTAGAAGAGCCGCCTGCCCA containing:
- the dnaX gene encoding DNA polymerase III subunit gamma/tau, with the protein product MDKNYKVIARKYRPQTFEEVIGQEHITKTISKSIAQKKIAHAYLFSGAHGVGKTSLARIIAKALNCVNGPTDKPCGVCPSCTQIENGTPLDVIEIDGASNRGIENIRXIIENVRISPVAGKYKVYIIDEVHQITNEAFNALLKTLEEPPAHVVFILATTEADRVLPTIRSRCQQYIFKSLGIEDLEKIL